One Thermodesulfobacteriota bacterium genomic window, GCTCACCACGTCCTTCTGGAGCCGGGCGGCGCCCGGAGCCCCGCCCTGGCGGGGAACGTCCACGTGGCACCGCAGGCACTGGCCCACCCCCGCAAGGAAGGCGTGGGGGTCGTCCGCAGCCCACGCGGCCCCCCCCGTCCCTGCCGCCGCTGCGGCCATCACGGCCGCCAGTGCGGCGGCCAGGCGTCTTCTCATGGCTCGAACCGAAACGCTCCGAGGGCCCGGCGCAGCCCCTCGCAGGCTTTGGCGGCCCGGGTGCGGTCCGCCTCGTCCACCCCTGCCAGGCCGTCCGCCCAGTCCTCCAGCTCCCGAGCCGCCTCGTGAACCGCCAGGAGCTTTTCGCGCAGACCCCGTGTCATGTCGTTCATGGCCTCGGTCAGGGGCTGGAGTTCGTCGCCCTCCCGCAGGCGGGTCACCAGGGTCAGGTCCCCCTCGCCCACAGCCTTGAGGTTCACGCGGAAGCGGTAGAGCGGACCGCCGATCCGGTGGCTGTCGTACAGGGTGAGGACCACGGCCAGGGCGGCCACCACCCCCATGGAGGCGAACGACGACACCAGCACCGCCGGCAGGAGGAGCTCCCAGGAGCTTCGCGCCTGGTAGTGGGCGCTGTAGAAGGCGCGCCCGAACTCCTGGTCCGCCAGAAGGTACAAGAGCCCCCCGGTCAACGCCGTGCCCGCGACCACCAGAGCGGTCATCTTGGCGATGAACCGGAACTGGAAGGCCTTCTCTA contains:
- a CDS encoding methyl-accepting chemotaxis protein, with the translated sequence MIETIRRSIPKRRILFIEKAFQFRFIAKMTALVVAGTALTGGLLYLLADQEFGRAFYSAHYQARSSWELLLPAVLVSSFASMGVVAALAVVLTLYDSHRIGGPLYRFRVNLKAVGEGDLTLVTRLREGDELQPLTEAMNDMTRGLREKLLAVHEAARELEDWADGLAGVDEADRTRAAKACEGLRRALGAFRFEP